In the genome of Nonomuraea sp. NBC_00507, the window CGCGCTGCTCTTCCAGGACCCGCAGTTCCTGCGGGCGATGCTGAACACGCTGTCGATCACGGCCTTCCAGCTCGTCTTCTACTTCCCCGTGCCGATCATGCTGGCGCTCCTGCTCAACAGCATCGTCTCGGCCAAGCTGAGGGCGTTCGTGCAGGGCGTGGTCTACATGCCGTTCTTCTTCTCCTGGGTGCTGGTCGTGGCCATCTTCCAGCAGATGTTCGGCGGGGCCGGCCTGCTCGCGCAGCTGCTGCGCGAGCGCGGTTACGAGGGCGTCGACTGGATGACGAACTCCGACACGTTCATCCTGCTCATCACCAGCCAGACCATCTGGAAGGACGCCGGCTGGGGCGCGATCATCTTCCTGGCCGCGCTGAGCACCATCGACCCCAACCTGTACGAGGCCGCCGCCGTGGACGGCGCCCGCAGGTGGCGGCGCATGTGGCACATCACACTGCCCGGGCTGCGCCCGGTGATCGTGCTGCTGCTGATCCTGCGCCTGGGCGACGCGCTGAACGTCGGGTTCGAGCAGTTCATGCTGCAACGCAGCGCCGTCGGCAGCGAGGTGTCCGAAGTGTTCGACACGTTCGTCTACTGGTCCGGCCTGCGTACCGGTGACCTCGGGTACGGGGCGGCGGCCGGGTTGTTCAAGGGCCTGGTCGGGCTGCTGCTGATCGTGGCGGCCAACCGGGTCGCGCACGCGATGGGCGAGCGAGGAGTGTATTCGCGATCATGACAGCTCTGACGTCCAGGAAACCGTCGAAGCTGGCCCCCTGGGAGGAGCGGCGCTCGCCGGTCGGCCAGGCGGGCAAGGGCACGCTGGTGACCGTGATCGTCCTGGCCGTGCTCGGCCCCCTCTACACGATCGTCCTGACCAGCCTCAGCTCGGCCGCCACCGTCAACCGCGCCGGCGGGCTGGTGCTGGTGCCGGAGGAGATCACGTTCGAGGCGTATCGGCAGATCTTCTCCGACACCGTGGTCAGCAGGGCCGTGCTGGTCAGCACCGGGGTGACCCTCGTGGGGACGCTGATCAGCACCGCGGTGAGCATCCTGGGGGCGTACTCGCTGTCGCGTCCCGGCTCGTTCCTGCACCGGCCGCTGCTGTTCAGCGTCCTGCTGATGTTCGTGTTCTTCCCCGGCATCATCCCCGTCTACCTGATGGTCAGCGGCCTCGGGCTGAAGGACAGTTACTGGTCACTGATCCTGCCGACCGCCATCTCCGCGTTCAACGTAGTGGTGCTGCGCTCGTTCTTCATGAACATCCCCGGGGAGGTCCTGGACAGCGCCCGGATCGACGGGGCCGGGGAGTTCCGCATCCTGTGGCGCATCGTGTTGCCCATGTCGAAGGCGGTCACGGCCGTCGTGGCGATGTTCTACGCGGTGGGCTACTGGAACGCTTGGTTCAACGCGATGCTGTACATCGACGACACGCGTAAGTGGCCCCTGGCGCTGATCCTGCGGCAGTACGTGGTGGACTCGAACCCGCTGCCGGCGGCCACGGCGGGGGTGACGGGCGACGCACCCCCGACCTTGGCGATCAAGATGGCGATCGTCGTGATCGCCGTCATACCCGCCTTGATCATCTACCCCTTCGTCCAACGCCACTTCACCAAGGGCGTGATCGTGGGGGCGATCAAGGGCTAACTGCAAGGCCTTCCACCGGGGGGCGCTTCGCGCATGGGATTCCAGACAGCGCCTCCCAGGGGGCTCCGCCCCCTTCGACCCCCGAAAAGCACCCACCCCTTGCCCTATTACCAAGTGGGCTGGCGGGAGCCCACCCTGAGCGGTCCTCGCTGACGCTCGGGCGTATTCATCGGGGCTCGGGGCTTCGCCCCCATCCCCGCGGCGAGAGGGCTTCCCAGCCCTCTCGCGCTCTCCCGGCCTTGACGGCAAAGCCGGGAACCGACCGAACCTTTACCGCAAGAAACCCACGTTTGCACCCTTGCCAACCACCGCAACCGTAACGGCAGTTCGGCAGGGTCCTCAGCAGCCCCCTGAGCCCATGACGTGCCTCGGTGATTGCGAACTTTCGGGCCTGTTCGTAAGCGGCGTTGCTGCGCCAAGGGCTGGGCCGACGATAGTACGCCGCGCCGATCTCCTCTATGGCAACGTCACGGCTCGGCGTGCGAAGCCGGCCGCCCCATGAGTCACGACCGTTGCCGATATGGGCGCTGAATGTCAAAGCTGTCTCGATGTCGGCAGGATCAATGCGGGCTACCTGTACCTGGCGCTCGCGCAAGGCTCTAATAACCATGTTGGCTGTCTCGTCAATCAATGACGTGACAACCAACACGGTTTGTGGCGTTGGCGGCATGTCAGTCGTTGGAATCGTCCGCGACCTGCTGGCCGCTACCGGAGCCGTCCGAGCCGCTGTTTTCATCCGACATGGTTACCGTTCCGCGCTGCATGTCCACGATCGCGCCGCTGGCGTCATAGAACTGCGTGAGCTGCGTCTCGGGGTCGAACTCGATGGTCGCGTACGCTGTCGGGGGCGCTGGGGATGGCTGGGTCATTCGACCCAAACCCCATGGCCGCACGGGCTGATCTTGCGTCAAGGTCATTTGAAGCCTCCACGTAGGGAACTCGTCTCAACCTGACGCTAGATTCACCCGACGGTGAAGGCCATATGTGACCGTTGTTTGTGGCGAAACAAACAGGAACGCAGAAGCAGTAAAGCCCCCGATGTAATGCAACATCGAGGGCTTTGCGACATTCTAGAAGTCGAATTCGCCCTTTTTTGCGCCGTCTACGAAGGCTGCCCACACGGAGCCTCTGACGACGAACGGGGCCTGGTCAGGTGCCTCCGTGTCGCGGATGCCCACACGTCCGTCAGACAGGGAGGCAACCTCCAGGCAGTTGCCGTTGTTCGCGCCCGACGCCTTGGCCTTGCGCCACTCGGCGCGGGCCAGTTCGTCGGACAGGCCCTCACTCATCCTCATACCTCGCTTGCATCTCGCGAATCACGTCCTTGGTCACATGTAGGGGGTGCGCCCATGCGCGGATCGTGTCGTATCTCAGGCTAATGCCCTGAATCTCGTCCAAACGATCGGTTACTCGGCCGTTGCTAGCGGACTCCAGGTAAGCCCAGTCGCGCGCTGCGGGAAGCTGAGCGATGGCGAACCCGCCCAGCAGACCAGTGGTTGCGCCTGCCTCAAGCGGCACCACCTGAAGAGTGATCTTGGGGTGATCCATCAAGGTTACGAGGCGTTCAAGCTGTTCGCGCATGATCTTCTTGCCGCCAATAGGACGATGCAAAACGCCCTCGTCCATCACGGCCGCGAAGATCGGAGACGACGGCCCGTTGAAGATGGTTTGCCTCTGAAGCCGCGCCTCAAGCGCCTGATCTACCTCCTCATCGGTCGCGCCTGGGACACCGCGCAACACGGCGCGAGCGTAGCCGGCAGTCTGGAGCAGACCCGGCACGATGAGCGGTTCCCAGCTACGGATCATGATCGCCGCCGCCTCAATCTTCGGCCACTGGCGGAACCACTTCGGTGCGATCTTCGGGTTGATCTCCTTCCAGAGAGCCACCAACTCGCCGTTGAGCCCTAGAACCTCCTCAGCGCTGGTGACGAACGCTTCTGGCACCGGCCGCTTCGCCCGCTCGAAGTAGCCAACCATCGTCCCCGAATACCCGACCCTGGCCCCGAAAGCGTCCAGCGACCAGCCCTGGGCGTTGCGCAGTCTGCGCAACTCGCGGCCAAAGGCGACCTCTGGGGATAGGGCGGGGGGCAGATCCGACTTGGCTGGCACTTCGGCTCTCCTTTTGGGCGGGTTAGCAGGAGTTGCGAGCAGTAGCAACAGACCTCACAACAGCATTGTTCGGATGAGTTGCTGCTCTCCTGCCCCCGAAGGTAGCCAGTTAAGAGCATTCTTGGAATACCTCTCGGGACACAAACGACGGCAGTCCAGTAGTACAGAACAGGGCAACTCTGACTTTGTTGCGACGCGAGCCGCTGTCCAGAGCGATCAGGGCTGGTGACATGCAAACTTATGAACTGCTGGAGCGGATGGCCGAAACGACAGGTGCCCATGAGCGCATCTCCGACAAGACGGCAGCCGAGCATGACAAGATCCTGGCCAGGCTTCGGGCTCTGCTGGTTAATCGCGGCATGCACGCTCGCGCAGTCGAATGGCTCAAGATCACGCTGCAATCCGGCGGCTATCACCGCCCCTCGGACTGGACGTTGGACCGGTACGCCCCAGAGCTTCTAGTGTTCGGCCCTCAAGACCGGCGAGTCGCCACGATCGGCATATCCGCACGGTCGAAGGCGTACATCGTTGACATCGCACAAGTCGGCGAGGACAACGAAGTGAAGCCAGACAAGCGTTACATAATCCCCTCAGGCCATCCGGCGAGAGCCGCCGCCTTGATTCCCGGCTTCCTTCCGGCTATGCCATGACCACCGTTGACGAGTTGAGCGCCGAGTACGGCCACACGTGGGTGATCGACACGTGGTGTGGTGGCTGCGCTGCCACGCGGCGCGCGAAGTACACCCAGGACCAGTACGACCAAGGCTTGTCCTACGGCCTCCTTGCGTGGACCCTTGACGAGCTGGCGGAAAGGATCGCCGCCGAGGAAGCGTTGCAAGCCTGGCTATCCGAAAGCCGGAAGCCGATCAACCCGGGCTAAACAGGCGTCACCGTTGAGGACGAGCCGGAACCACTCGTTTGGGGGGACTTTCGCGTGTGTTCCATCGCGTACTGGCCAGCCGGCGCTCCGTCAGTGTCAGGAGATCGAAGATGTCCCGTGCGAGGTAGCCCTTGGTGTTTCTCTCCACCTGCTTGGGGTGGAGAATGCCGGCTCCCGCGAGTTCCTCCAATGCCTGGCGCGCGGCTGGATGAGTGACGGAAAGCAGACATTGCACGGTTCGGGCGGTCACGAGCGGTGCGGCAGGGAGGACGTTGAGGAGGCGCGCTACGGCGGAATCCGCTCGCGGAATCGGCCGCAGTCCCTGCGCCTCCCGGTAGTCGCGATGCCGTTGCAGCCATTCATCGTGCAGCTCATGCAACTCGTCAGCGAACTTTTCAGCCTGCTCGGCAGCTGTTGCACTCGCCGAGAGAAAGACGCGCAGCCACTCGTTGACACCCTCGTGTGCCTCCGGCGATCCTCCTTCTCCGACGTGTCGATACGCCGTGAGCCCGGCCACATACTCATCCGAGCGCGTCAGCAGCACCAGGCTGATAGGGAGAATCGCGTTGGGTGTCAGCCCGCGCCGTCCTAGCACCGTGTGGATCAACGCTCGGCCGACTCTGCCGTTGCCATCCGTGAAAGGGTGAATGGTTTCGAACTGTGCATGCACCAGAGCGGCCTGGATGAGCGGTGCGTGCACGGCGCTGTTCGCGTACGACACGAGATCGTCCATCAGCGGGCGGACATGCTCGGGCGGGGGCGGCACGAACTCTGCGTCCAGCGGATGCCAGTCACCGCCTCCCACCCAGTTTTGCACCTCACGCAGCCCGTGGTGCTTCTCCTCGGGAAGCAGCACCCTGTGGAGGCCGACGACGTCCTCCGTGGACAGCACTTCAGCGGCGACGAGTTCTGTGACGGCTCGCCGAAGCGCCGTCACATTGTTGGCGACCAGCGCGGCCGTGGCCGTGAACCCTCTCGTCACCCCGACCTCATGGGCGGCCAGCTCTGCAAGCGCGACTTGCTGAGGGGACGCCTGCAGCCCCTCGATGCGCGATGAGGCGATCGCCTCGGACCTGAGCAGGAATCGAGCCAGTCCGTCGACACCGTCACCCGCCGGATGCCCCGCAAGCCGCCTGACAAGTCCTTCCACCCGGGACGCTTCTGCGGCGACGTCAGGCGCAACGACGTGACTACCGCCGACTAGAGGATCGGGCAGGTAGGTGTGGTATCTGCCGCCGCGCCTGTCCCTCTTGCTAGGAGCATCCCAGGCCGCAGGCCACGTCGCCTCAACGTATCCGGCCACCGGATTATCCTTTCACTCAGGCCCTCTCAATGAAAGGATAGTCCGTATCCTTTCACCGCCTGGGTCTTCGTGAAAGGAAAAAGGTCTGGTGGCGACCCGACCTGCCATCAGCAGTACTCCGTGTCCAAGGCGTCTGTGAAGATCCCGATGGGGTCCTTCCACGGGCCGCCGGCCCAGTCGGCGTTGACGTTGATCGCCACCAGATGCCTGCCGTCACGGCTGCCGTAGGCGTACGACCACGAGCCGAAGATGGCCCCGCCCATCCCCCAGACCGTCCTCCCGCACGACAGCTTCACCGAGGAGACTCCCAGGCCGTAGGCCGCATTGGGGACCCAGTCCTTGGTCGAGACCGTGGTGAACATCTCCCGCTGGACCTTGGGCGGGAGGAGACGGCCGCTCAGGAGGGCGCCGAAGAAGCGGTTGAGGTCTCCGACTGTGGAGATCATGCCGCCGGCGGCCCAGAACGGTGACGGGTTGAGCTCGGTCAGGTCGTAGATCTTGGCGTTGGGGTCGGGCAGGTGGAGCTTGGAGTAGTGCCGTGAGTGCGGTCCCCGGATCTTGGTGTCGGCGCCGCGCGGGAGGTAGGTGCCGGTCAGCCCGAGGGGACGGGTGATCCGCTTGGAGATCTCGTCCGTCAGAGTGCCGCCGGTCGCCCGCTCGATGATCATGCCGATCAGGGCGTAGTTGGTCTGTGAGTACTGCCAGTCCTGGCCAGGCTGGAAGGCGGGCGGGTGGGCCATCGCGACCTCGACCAGTTGCCGCGGAGTGGGTGCGGGGTGACGGTTGACCGCTTCCTGGTCCTGCAGGTAATCGAAGATGCCGCTGGTGTGGTTGAGCAGTTGCCGGATGCTGATCGCGGCTCCGTCGTGGCCGTTGCTGCGGACCAGGCCGGGCAGCCACTTGTCGACGGGGTCGGCGAGGTCCATCTTGCCTTCGGCCACGAGTTGGAGCATCACGGTGGCCACGAATGCCTTGGTGGCGCTGCCGATCCGGAACCGGTGCCCAGCCTGGCGCTTTCGCCCGGTCTCGGTGTCGGCCACGCCGGCGGTGTGGAACCAGCGACGCCCGCCCTGGCGTATCTCGGCGAGGATGCCTGGGATGCCTCCTGCCGTGACGGCCTGGTCCAGCACACGTCGGGTCTGTGGGTCGGTGGCGGTGGCGGCCGCGGGGCTCGCGGTAAGCGTTCCCGCGGCGATGAGCAGGCCGAGGGCTACACGGGTGGTGATGGCCCGCATGAGAACGAATCCTTTCGGGTGGCGTACGGAATTCATGGCGACGGCGCGCGCCCGAGCCGTAAGCAACCATAGTTGACTAATTTCGACTTAGTCAACTCAAGTTGCTACAGGACCTGAGTTCTGTGGGCCCCAGTTCCCCGACGGCTTGCGGACCCGGTCCCGGGCTTGACAGGCGGGATCGGCGGGATCGGCGGGATCGGCGGGCAGAGCGTGACGCTCACACGTGTCACGCAAGGGGTCGCCATGGCCGTACACGAGATCCGCATCAACCCCGCCCTCCCCCTCCGCGACGAGCCCGGCACTGGGCACAACCGCTGGCATCCGGACATCCCGCCGATCGTGCGGTGCGAGCCGGGCGATGAAGTGATCATGCAGACGCGGGACGCGTTCGACGGCCAGATGGGGCCGGACGCGACGCTGAAGACTGTCGAGGCGCCGGACCTCGACGTCGTCCACCCGCTCACTGGCCCCGTCCACGTCGAGGGCGCTCAGCCGGGCGACCTGCTGGAGATCGAGATCCTGGAGATCGTCCCCGATTCCTACGGCTACACCGTGCAGGTGCCGGGCTTCGGGTTCCTGCGGGACGTCTTCCCCGAGCCGTTCATGGTGCGATGGCAGCTCGCTGACGGGTGGGCGGTGTCCGACGACCTGCCCGGCGTGCGCATCCCGGCGGCGCCGTTCATGGGCACGATTGGCCTGTCGCCCGGTCATGCGTCACTGGCCCGGATCATGGCCCGCGAACAGGCGGCGCTGGAGCGGGGCGGGTTCGTGCTACCGCCGTCGCCCGGCGGTGCGGTGCCCGCGGAGGCCGGCGCCACGGGGCTGCGGACGATCCCGCCGCGGGAGCAGGCTGGGAACGTGGACATCAAGCAGCTCGGGGCGGGCACCCGGCTGTACGTGCCGGTGGACACGCCGGGGGCGATGTTCTCGGCGGGGGACGCGCACTTCGCGCAGGGCGACTGCGAGGCCTGTGGGACCGCCATCGAGATGAACGCCACGCTGCGGGTTCGGTTCGCGGTGCACGCCGGGGAGGCGGCCGAGAAGGGGATCAGAGGACCGCGGTTCGCCCGTACCGACTACTGGGTGGGTGCCGAGTACGCGGCGCCCCGCAGGTTCTATGCCACCACCGGAATGTCGGTGAGCCAGGACGGGCAGGTGGCGGCCGAGGACGCGACGCTGGCGGCACGCAACGCGCTGCTCGAGATGATCGACCATCTCGGCGAGCGGGGGTGGAGCGCGCAGCAGGCGTACGCGCTCTGCAGCGTCGCCGTCGACCTCAAGATCAGCCAACTGGTCGACGTGCCGAGTTTCTTGGTGTCGGCGTTCCTGCCCGAGGACATCTTCGCCGACTAGCTGGGCTCGTCGGCCAGGTATGGGGGCGCGGGGTCGTACTGGAGGTGGCGGCGCACCGCGCGGGCGTGTTCGCGCCCGTGCAGCCGTCCGATCAGCCACAACGCGCTGTCGATCCCGGCCGACACGCCCTGGCTGCTGACGAGGTTCCCGTCGATGACGTAGCGGGCGTCGCGGACGACCGTGACCTCCCCCCGCGCCTCCAGCGCGCCCTCGAAGGCCCAGTGCGTGGCCATGCGGCGCCCGCGCCCCGGCCCTGCGGCGTGCACGAGCAGCGCGCCGGTGCACACGCTGCTGACCCACGTGGCATGCGTGGCGGTCTTGGCGAGCCAGCCCTTCACCACCTCGTTGTGCACCTGGACCTCGCGTGCGCCCCGGCCGCCCGGCACCAGCAGCACGTCCAGCGGCGGGTGGTCGTCAAGGGTGTGATCGGGCAGGACCCGCATGCCCTTGGCGCAGCGCACCGGATCGGGCCGTTCGGCAACGAGGACCGCTGTGTCGGCGCCGCCCCGCACCTGCGACGAGCAGGTGAACACCTCCCAGGGACCCACGAAGTCCAGCTCCTCTGCCTCATCGAAGATCAACAGTCCATAGGTGGTCACGGGTAATTCTCACTTTCTGACGGTGGAACGGAAACGGTCGCGATAGTCGGATGGCGCGACCCCCAGGTGCCGGTGGAAGGTCTTGCGCAGCGTCTCGGCGGTGCCGAAACCGCACCGGCGGGCGACGGCCTCGACGGGGTCGTCGCCGGCGACCAGCGCGCGCTGCGCCGCCTCCATCCGTACGCGCTCGACGTAGGCGCCGGGCGGCACGCCCAGTTCGGCGGTGAAGCGGCGCTGCAGGTGACGCGGGCTCAGCCCGGCCTGCGCCGCCAGGTCGGCGATGCCGTGCCGGCCGCCTGGATCGGCGTGGACGGCGGCCACCGCCGCGCGGATGGGGTCGCTGGACGGCTGCGCCGACCACAACGCCACGCTGAACTGGGATTGGTCCCCGGGCCTGCGGAGGAACAACACCATGTAGCGGGCCACCCGCAGCGCGACGTCCTGGCCCAGGTCGTCCTCCACCAGGGCGAGTGCCAGATCCATGCCGGCGGTCACCCCGGCCGACGACCACACGTTCCCGTCCCTGATGAAGATCGGGTCGGTGTCGACCCGCACGCCGGGATGCTCCTCGGCGAGCTGGCGCGCGCGAGCCCAGTGGGTCGTGACCCGCCGCCCGCCGACCAGACCTGCGGCGGCCAGCAGGAACACGCCACTGCACACCGAGGTGACGCGGCGGGCCCCGGCGGCGGCCGCCCTGATCCAGGCGATCAGCATGGGATCGTGCCGGGCCTGATCGACTCCGGTCCCGCCGGCCACCACGAGGGTGTCGACGCCCGTGGGGTCGAGATCCGTGACGCCATGTTCTGCGTGCACCGGGAGGCCGCTCCAGGCCCGCACCGGGCCCGGGCGGGGGGCCACGATCTGGCAGAGGTAGCCGCCCGCGTGCTGGAACACCTCGAGCGGGCCCACTAGGTCGAGGGACTGGAACCCGTCGAAGATCACGAAGACGATGCGGCGCTGTTGCACACCTCCACCCTCCGGCCGCCCGAGCGATGGCGTCAACGACCACTAGCCCACGGATCGTGCCATCGGAAGCGTGGGAGTGCAGGCCGGCGTGGGTCACCCTCTGGGAGGACATGGCGGCGCCGCATCCCGTCCGACGGTGATGGTGAACGTCGTACCCATTGCCCGGGCCAGCCGATCCAGCATGGCAAGCGTCGGCACACCACCACCGCCCTCGATCCGGGACAGAGCGGGCCGGCTGATCTGCGCACGCTGCGCCACCTCAGCCTGAGTCAGGCCCAACTCGATCCGCCGCGCCCGCACCATGTCGCCCAGCCGCAGATCCAGCCCCGCCTGCGCATACTCGGGATGTTGGACCACGTCTTCGCACAGCCGAGCTGCCCTAATCGACTTCCACCTGTTGTGTGCCGACATCAGCCGTTCCTCTCGAACATGTGGGTCGCGCGGTGGAGGTGGGCCTCTTCACAGATGCGCTGCTGATCCGCCCCGCCAACAGGACGATCGAGCGTGACGCCGAGCCTGCCCGGACAACGCGCCTGCGCTACAAAAAGGGCCGGTGATGACGTTCGCGCCCGGTTGACTTGGAGCGCGCTCTAACCCCTAGCGTCTGGGCGGACGGTTCCGAGACCAGGAGGCAGCAGCATGACCGACGTCCCCATCCGGCACCTAGGCGAACTGGCGGTCTCCGCGCAGGGCCTGGGGTGTATGGGCATGAGCCACGCCTACGGCGCCGCCGACGACGCGCAGTCGATCGCCACGCTGCGCCACGCCCTCGACCTCGGCGTGAACTTTCTGGACACCTCCGACTTCTACGGCGCCGGGCACAACGAGCAACTGATCGGACGGGCCATCGCTGGGCGCCGCGACGAGGTGGTGCTGGCCACGAAGTTCGGGTTCGCCAACCGCCTGGGTGAGCCCACCCGGATCCGCGGCGACGCCGCCTACGTGCGGCAGGCGTGCGAGGCGTCGCTGCGCCGGCTCGGGGTCGACCACATCGACCTCTACTACCAGCACCGGGTCGATCCGCAGGTCCCGATCGAGGAGACCGTCGGCGCCATGGCCGAGCTGGTGCGGGCCGGGAAGGTGCGCCACCTCGGGCTGTCCGAGGCCGGGGCGCGAACCATCCGGCGGGCGCACGCGGTGCACCCGATCGCCGCGCTGCAGAGCGAGTGGTCGCTGTG includes:
- a CDS encoding Fic family protein, whose product is MEGLVRRLAGHPAGDGVDGLARFLLRSEAIASSRIEGLQASPQQVALAELAAHEVGVTRGFTATAALVANNVTALRRAVTELVAAEVLSTEDVVGLHRVLLPEEKHHGLREVQNWVGGGDWHPLDAEFVPPPPEHVRPLMDDLVSYANSAVHAPLIQAALVHAQFETIHPFTDGNGRVGRALIHTVLGRRGLTPNAILPISLVLLTRSDEYVAGLTAYRHVGEGGSPEAHEGVNEWLRVFLSASATAAEQAEKFADELHELHDEWLQRHRDYREAQGLRPIPRADSAVARLLNVLPAAPLVTARTVQCLLSVTHPAARQALEELAGAGILHPKQVERNTKGYLARDIFDLLTLTERRLASTRWNTRESPPKRVVPARPQR
- a CDS encoding acetamidase/formamidase family protein — encoded protein: MTGGIGGIGGIGGQSVTLTRVTQGVAMAVHEIRINPALPLRDEPGTGHNRWHPDIPPIVRCEPGDEVIMQTRDAFDGQMGPDATLKTVEAPDLDVVHPLTGPVHVEGAQPGDLLEIEILEIVPDSYGYTVQVPGFGFLRDVFPEPFMVRWQLADGWAVSDDLPGVRIPAAPFMGTIGLSPGHASLARIMAREQAALERGGFVLPPSPGGAVPAEAGATGLRTIPPREQAGNVDIKQLGAGTRLYVPVDTPGAMFSAGDAHFAQGDCEACGTAIEMNATLRVRFAVHAGEAAEKGIRGPRFARTDYWVGAEYAAPRRFYATTGMSVSQDGQVAAEDATLAARNALLEMIDHLGERGWSAQQAYALCSVAVDLKISQLVDVPSFLVSAFLPEDIFAD
- a CDS encoding aldo/keto reductase, with amino-acid sequence MTDVPIRHLGELAVSAQGLGCMGMSHAYGAADDAQSIATLRHALDLGVNFLDTSDFYGAGHNEQLIGRAIAGRRDEVVLATKFGFANRLGEPTRIRGDAAYVRQACEASLRRLGVDHIDLYYQHRVDPQVPIEETVGAMAELVRAGKVRHLGLSEAGARTIRRAHAVHPIAALQSEWSLWTRDLEAEIAPVCRDLGIGLVPFSPLGRGFLTGRYSSVEGLAETDVRRSQPRFADGNLERNLAIVAKLNELAAAKGVTAGQLALAWVQHRGEDVVPIPGTRRQRYLEENLAALDVELSTEDLAAIEAAAPPEQVAGTRYDATSLTFVNG
- a CDS encoding GlxA family transcriptional regulator — protein: MQQRRIVFVIFDGFQSLDLVGPLEVFQHAGGYLCQIVAPRPGPVRAWSGLPVHAEHGVTDLDPTGVDTLVVAGGTGVDQARHDPMLIAWIRAAAAGARRVTSVCSGVFLLAAAGLVGGRRVTTHWARARQLAEEHPGVRVDTDPIFIRDGNVWSSAGVTAGMDLALALVEDDLGQDVALRVARYMVLFLRRPGDQSQFSVALWSAQPSSDPIRAAVAAVHADPGGRHGIADLAAQAGLSPRHLQRRFTAELGVPPGAYVERVRMEAAQRALVAGDDPVEAVARRCGFGTAETLRKTFHRHLGVAPSDYRDRFRSTVRK
- a CDS encoding serine hydrolase domain-containing protein, whose product is MRAITTRVALGLLIAAGTLTASPAAATATDPQTRRVLDQAVTAGGIPGILAEIRQGGRRWFHTAGVADTETGRKRQAGHRFRIGSATKAFVATVMLQLVAEGKMDLADPVDKWLPGLVRSNGHDGAAISIRQLLNHTSGIFDYLQDQEAVNRHPAPTPRQLVEVAMAHPPAFQPGQDWQYSQTNYALIGMIIERATGGTLTDEISKRITRPLGLTGTYLPRGADTKIRGPHSRHYSKLHLPDPNAKIYDLTELNPSPFWAAGGMISTVGDLNRFFGALLSGRLLPPKVQREMFTTVSTKDWVPNAAYGLGVSSVKLSCGRTVWGMGGAIFGSWSYAYGSRDGRHLVAINVNADWAGGPWKDPIGIFTDALDTEYC
- a CDS encoding DJ-1/PfpI family protein; this encodes MTTYGLLIFDEAEELDFVGPWEVFTCSSQVRGGADTAVLVAERPDPVRCAKGMRVLPDHTLDDHPPLDVLLVPGGRGAREVQVHNEVVKGWLAKTATHATWVSSVCTGALLVHAAGPGRGRRMATHWAFEGALEARGEVTVVRDARYVIDGNLVSSQGVSAGIDSALWLIGRLHGREHARAVRRHLQYDPAPPYLADEPS
- the tgmA gene encoding putative ATP-grasp-modified RiPP, with translation MTLTQDQPVRPWGLGRMTQPSPAPPTAYATIEFDPETQLTQFYDASGAIVDMQRGTVTMSDENSGSDGSGSGQQVADDSND
- a CDS encoding carbohydrate ABC transporter permease gives rise to the protein MTALTSRKPSKLAPWEERRSPVGQAGKGTLVTVIVLAVLGPLYTIVLTSLSSAATVNRAGGLVLVPEEITFEAYRQIFSDTVVSRAVLVSTGVTLVGTLISTAVSILGAYSLSRPGSFLHRPLLFSVLLMFVFFPGIIPVYLMVSGLGLKDSYWSLILPTAISAFNVVVLRSFFMNIPGEVLDSARIDGAGEFRILWRIVLPMSKAVTAVVAMFYAVGYWNAWFNAMLYIDDTRKWPLALILRQYVVDSNPLPAATAGVTGDAPPTLAIKMAIVVIAVIPALIIYPFVQRHFTKGVIVGAIKG
- a CDS encoding MvdC/MvdD family ATP grasp protein → MKTAARTAPVAASRSRTIPTTDMPPTPQTVLVVTSLIDETANMVIRALRERQVQVARIDPADIETALTFSAHIGNGRDSWGGRLRTPSRDVAIEEIGAAYYRRPSPWRSNAAYEQARKFAITEARHGLRGLLRTLPNCRYGCGGWQGCKRGFLAVKVRSVPGFAVKAGRAREGWEALSPRGWGRSPEPR
- a CDS encoding DUF397 domain-containing protein codes for the protein MSEGLSDELARAEWRKAKASGANNGNCLEVASLSDGRVGIRDTEAPDQAPFVVRGSVWAAFVDGAKKGEFDF
- a CDS encoding helix-turn-helix domain-containing protein: MPAKSDLPPALSPEVAFGRELRRLRNAQGWSLDAFGARVGYSGTMVGYFERAKRPVPEAFVTSAEEVLGLNGELVALWKEINPKIAPKWFRQWPKIEAAAIMIRSWEPLIVPGLLQTAGYARAVLRGVPGATDEEVDQALEARLQRQTIFNGPSSPIFAAVMDEGVLHRPIGGKKIMREQLERLVTLMDHPKITLQVVPLEAGATTGLLGGFAIAQLPAARDWAYLESASNGRVTDRLDEIQGISLRYDTIRAWAHPLHVTKDVIREMQARYEDE
- a CDS encoding helix-turn-helix domain-containing protein, which produces MSAHNRWKSIRAARLCEDVVQHPEYAQAGLDLRLGDMVRARRIELGLTQAEVAQRAQISRPALSRIEGGGGVPTLAMLDRLARAMGTTFTITVGRDAAPPCPPRG
- a CDS encoding ABC transporter permease, whose amino-acid sequence is MGVVTAKRPVKPGTAPTEQVKATWQAKLRRDWPLLVMNLPMLLLVLAFWWIPALGNVIAFQDYNPYTGGITGSPIIGFTNFALLFQDPQFLRAMLNTLSITAFQLVFYFPVPIMLALLLNSIVSAKLRAFVQGVVYMPFFFSWVLVVAIFQQMFGGAGLLAQLLRERGYEGVDWMTNSDTFILLITSQTIWKDAGWGAIIFLAALSTIDPNLYEAAAVDGARRWRRMWHITLPGLRPVIVLLLILRLGDALNVGFEQFMLQRSAVGSEVSEVFDTFVYWSGLRTGDLGYGAAAGLFKGLVGLLLIVAANRVAHAMGERGVYSRS